The stretch of DNA AACTTGTTCTGAATCTGTTCTAGGATCACAAGCATCATCAGTTCTCTGCAGCTTCTTGAACTGACCAAGTGTATTAGAAATATTAGAATCTGAAGAGGATACAGACATGAGTCTCACCTCACTTAGGATAGTCACAACCTCATCGATCTTCCCTTCCTCACATGCAGAAGACAGAAGAGCAACAAGAGATTCTGTTTCAACCTCATATCCTACGTTGTTTATTAGCTCAACAACTTGTTTGGACTGAAACATCTCCCTCAAGATGCCCCTGGACTCTTCCATCCTTCCTTTTGCAtagagccctttgaccaggctcatAAATCCAACAAAATCTGGGACCATCTCCTTACAATGGTATTCATTAAAGAAGCCTAATGCAGCTTCAGTGTCACCTTTCATACAATGCCCACTAATAACTGCACCAAGTGTAAAAGCATCCGGATGTAGACAAAGCTTCTCAAAATGAGACATAAGCTCAAGCGCTTTTTCAGCTAAACCATAGTTACAGTAACCAGTTATCAGCATGTTGTAAACACGGGTAGTGGGTCTGATACCTTTGCTGGACATTTTCTGAAACAATTCATATGCATCATCTAAGAAACCTTCTCTGCACAAAGCACATATAAGTATAGTGTAAGTTATCATTGTTGGAGGAATGTTGCTTCTTTCTAAGTAATCAAAGAGCCTGAATGCTTCAGTAAAGCATCCGTGCTGGCACAAACCACTGAGAACAGAGTTGTGGATGATAATGGTTGGATGAATCCCTTCTATTTTCATGCTTTCACACAAGTCTAATGCCTTCTCAAGATAACCACCTTTGCAAAGGCCCTCCACTACTATAGAGTACATGGCAAGATCCACAGAAAACCCACTTTGTTCAGCTTCCTTGAGAAAATTATATGCATCCATAATTTCACCTTCTTTCTTTAGTGCAAAGACAGCTCCTCTTAGAACACTGATAGGAATGCTGCCGCTGTTCATGTTACTTGAAAACCGAATAGCTTCACCAACACCCTTCTTGCTGAGGTGACAAGACAGCATATTAATCATTCTAGGTTCATGCAGGCCATGAATCTTAATGAACTCACTTAACAATGGTTCTATGACCTGTTCATTTCCATTGCGGAGTAAGCTCTTGAGTAGCCTGTAGAATGTGTTGCTTGATACAGCAAAGGCTTGTGTTCTGAGTATCTTGTAAACATATAATGCTGCCTGGCAACAATCCCTGCTGCTTAAGAAATCAGAAGCATAATTGCAAACAGATGAAAACAAGTCCATTTCTAGTTCTTCCATCTTATGAATGAAATTTAGCACACCTTGTTCACCACCTTCTTTGAAATTTGCATGAATCAACTTCCTGTAAGTACAGGAATCAGGCCTTAGTTTTTTATGAATGAGATCATAGAACACTTGATCAGCAATGGTGACCTTTCCTCCATTACATAGTGCTCCGATCAGGCCATTGTGAACAACAGTACTGGAGAATGATGTATCTTTCCTGTACTCATCAAACAACTCAACTGCCCTGTCAAAATCCCCAAGTTTAcacatcatgtttatgagtgtaTGATAGGTGACGGTATTAGGGCTTAAGCCCATATCACGCATTCTATGAAACAAGCTGCAGGCATCATCCACCTTGTTGATCACAAATAATGCTTTGATAAGTACATTGCATGTGACAACGTCAAGTGCAATCCCACTACTCTCAAGCCTAGCCTTTATCGCCACAACACCGGTCGTATCCTCTTGCTTAATGTAACCGTGTAACAGCGTGCTATATGTGAAATTATCAGCAGTAACACCTTCAGACATTTCCACGGCCTTGGTAGTTTCACCAGCCTTACACAAACCATTTATTACTGCATTGTATGTCACTGTCCCAGCTTTTACCCCCTTGCTCTCCATCTCTCCAAGCAAAGAGATAGCCTTATCCAAATCCCCCCTTTTGCACAAACTATCGATTAAAATTGAATATACATACTCATCCACCACTACACCTGTCTGTTCAAGTTTCCTCACTATGGAAAAGGCATCCTCTAGCCTATTCCTCTTGCAGAAACCACCAACAAGTGATGTATAAGTGATCAAATTCGGCTTAGCACCCCGTTGCTCCATCTCATCTATGAACCCCTTCACTTTCTCCACGCTACCTTCTCTACACATCCCATCAATAACAATAGTGTAATTAACCACATCAGCTGCAACACCCTTGTCTAACATCAGCCGATGCTCCCGGAACCCTTCCATCAACAGGCCACTGCTCATGTATCCATGAACCAAGCTGCTATAGAACATCGCATCACCCACCATATCCTTCTGTTCCATCTCCCTTATCAGCTCAGCCACGTCACCAATTCTCCCCTGCCTCCCAAGCAAATTCACAACCGCAGTCAGTGTCACCAGGCCTGGCTCAAACCCTCTGACCTCCTTCCTCACTCTATCGTAGAACTCCAAGCCGGCCTCGACCTTGCTGGCCTTGGAGAAGCCAGAAATGATCACACTACAAACACGGTCGTCCACCTGACACCCCCTCGCTGTCATTATATCGAACACCTTGAGCGCCCCGGCCATGTCCCCACGCGCACACAACTCCGATATAATCACACCATAGGTGGACGGGGAAAGGACAGCTCCGTGATCCTCTACACCAGCGGAGAGCAGCTCCAGCGCAAGGCGAGGGTTGCCACGCTGGGCGCAGGCCCGGCGGAGCAGCGCGTCCCAGAGGCGACGGGATGAGGGGGGCGGCCCGGCGAGAGTGAGACGCCGAGCGGCGTCATGGGGGAGGTCGGAGTCGAGCAGCGCGGAGGCTGCAAGGAGGTGGGTGCGGGCGGTGGGGCGCAGGGAGTTGGCGAGCGCCTGAGAGGCGAGGGCGCCGACGAGACGATGCctgcggcggcggaggagcgcgGCGAGAATTCGGTC from Triticum urartu cultivar G1812 chromosome 3, Tu2.1, whole genome shotgun sequence encodes:
- the LOC125543623 gene encoding pentatricopeptide repeat-containing protein At5g57250, mitochondrial codes for the protein MGFPGGEPPPLPLPTLVKLGRAITEQHVDRILAALLRRRRHRLVGALASQALANSLRPTARTHLLAASALLDSDLPHDAARRLTLAGPPPSSRRLWDALLRRACAQRGNPRLALELLSAGVEDHGAVLSPSTYGVIISELCARGDMAGALKVFDIMTARGCQVDDRVCSVIISGFSKASKVEAGLEFYDRVRKEVRGFEPGLVTLTAVVNLLGRQGRIGDVAELIREMEQKDMVGDAMFYSSLVHGYMSSGLLMEGFREHRLMLDKGVAADVVNYTIVIDGMCREGSVEKVKGFIDEMEQRGAKPNLITYTSLVGGFCKRNRLEDAFSIVRKLEQTGVVVDEYVYSILIDSLCKRGDLDKAISLLGEMESKGVKAGTVTYNAVINGLCKAGETTKAVEMSEGVTADNFTYSTLLHGYIKQEDTTGVVAIKARLESSGIALDVVTCNVLIKALFVINKVDDACSLFHRMRDMGLSPNTVTYHTLINMMCKLGDFDRAVELFDEYRKDTSFSSTVVHNGLIGALCNGGKVTIADQVFYDLIHKKLRPDSCTYRKLIHANFKEGGEQGVLNFIHKMEELEMDLFSSVCNYASDFLSSRDCCQAALYVYKILRTQAFAVSSNTFYRLLKSLLRNGNEQVIEPLLSEFIKIHGLHEPRMINMLSCHLSKKGVGEAIRFSSNMNSGSIPISVLRGAVFALKKEGEIMDAYNFLKEAEQSGFSVDLAMYSIVVEGLCKGGYLEKALDLCESMKIEGIHPTIIIHNSVLSGLCQHGCFTEAFRLFDYLERSNIPPTMITYTILICALCREGFLDDAYELFQKMSSKGIRPTTRVYNMLITGYCNYGLAEKALELMSHFEKLCLHPDAFTLGAVISGHCMKGDTEAALGFFNEYHCKEMVPDFVGFMSLVKGLYAKGRMEESRGILREMFQSKQVVELINNVGYEVETESLVALLSSACEEGKIDEVVTILSEVRLMSVSSSDSNISNTLGQFKKLQRTDDACDPRTDSEQVLSSADFDVSSNCLHGSSRGTLQPMTERTDSLCTTTDNTDIDNGNLLGKSFYDDFDTYYPAIASLCSKGELVKANKAIEAMIQNSG